Genomic DNA from Haloarcula marina:
GCTGGCCGCCGGCGAGACGGCGACGTTCGAGTACGACGTCGTCGCGAAACGCGGGACCTACGCGTTCGGCGACCTGACGGTCGCCTCCGTCGGCTTGAGCGGCGAATACGACGCTCGCGGGACCGTCCCCGTCGAGACGACGCTCCGCTGTGAGGTGCCCGTCGAAGACGTGCCGCTGACGAGTCAGACCGCCCGCCGCGCCGGGCAGATTCCGACGGACATCGCGGGGGAGGGAATCAGTTTCCACAGCACCCGCGAGTACCGCACCAGCGACCCGGCCCGCCGCATCGACTGGCGGCGCTACGCCCGGACGAACGAACTCTCGACCGTCGAGTATCAGGAGGAACACGCCGCCACGGTGGTCTTGCTGGTCGACCGCTCGCAGGCCGCGCAGGTCCGGGCGGCCCCCGACCAACCGACCGGTGCGGCGCTGTCGCTGTACGCCGCCGAGCGGACCTTCTACGAACTGCTGAGCGGCGGGAACCGCGTCGGCGTGGGGTTCTATCCCGACGACGTGACCGCGCTGGCACCGAGCGTTGGGGCTGACCACGCCGCCACCGGCCGAGAGTTGTTCGAGGCGGAAGACGCCGCTCCGACCGACACGTACGTCAGCGACCCCGCGCGGGACCTCCTGACGTGGCTCCCGTCCGAGGCACAGGTCGTCCTCGTCTCACCCCTACTGGACGACGAGATGGTCACGCTCGCGAAGCGACTCGGGGCGCACAGACACGACGTGAGCGTCATCTCCCCGCGGTTAGTCGAGTCAACCAGCGTCGGGAAAGCGCTCACCGCC
This window encodes:
- a CDS encoding DUF58 domain-containing protein, translating into MSESDPAPIRTNRYRHLVGAILLPVVLGVTFQSPVVYATGAVPIVYVLYGELSTPDPAAARLDATRSLAPTTPVPGEPVTVTVTVENTGDDAVTDLRLVDGVPDELGVTDGTPRHSLSLAAGETATFEYDVVAKRGTYAFGDLTVASVGLSGEYDARGTVPVETTLRCEVPVEDVPLTSQTARRAGQIPTDIAGEGISFHSTREYRTSDPARRIDWRRYARTNELSTVEYQEEHAATVVLLVDRSQAAQVRAAPDQPTGAALSLYAAERTFYELLSGGNRVGVGFYPDDVTALAPSVGADHAATGRELFEAEDAAPTDTYVSDPARDLLTWLPSEAQVVLVSPLLDDEMVTLAKRLGAHRHDVSVISPRLVESTSVGKALTAANRSRRLRTLEGSDVPVVDWDRAEPLRLTLESFARRWL